Below is a genomic region from Mustela lutreola isolate mMusLut2 chromosome 1, mMusLut2.pri, whole genome shotgun sequence.
AGCCGCGCAAGACCCTTGTGGTTTCCTTGCTTTGCGGTCGGCGCCCCTTGGGCCGCAGCTCCTCCCCCGCCTTCCCCCACTCCGGTCCCCCCATCCCTCGCGTGGAAGGGAAGAAGCCACGACCCCACGCCCTGCCCGCCGGGTTCAGGAGAGTCATGGAGCCAGCCGTAGGTGTGAACACTCGTTTATTTACACATGGTCGGTGGTAGGCAAATAACCCAGCCCAGCCTATTCGAGGGCACAGATCGGGCAGAGAACCTGCAGACCCTTTCTCCAGAGCTCCCGAGGGCGGAGGCGGCTGGAAGAATCAGGAAGTTTAGGATTCTGCCCAAAAGCTAAGAACTAAATTCAGTGCCTTCAcctgattttttccccaaaaagtcCATTTTGTTAAGTACTCAGACGTCTCCGTTCTGCCCCATTCATACTTTTCACTCTCCTACTGCCCACCCACCCCagattgttaataataataataacaataatactgtaataatattaataatacttcACATTTGTACGAAGCTTACAGAATGGTTCACATATATAGCATCTCATCTGAGCCTCCCGACAGTTCTGTGAGGTAGGTGTGCTCACCTCCCTTTTTACAGACGGgataactgaggctcagagaggaagtgggatttgctcaaggccacacagctagttagtgGTAAagccaggacttgatcccagcaccccgtaTTCAAGTCCAGTGTTCCAACATCACAGCCACCACTGTAAAGTGGAGTGACATTTCTTCCCCCTGTCAGTCCTGAGGGATGGCCTAAGGAGGGAAGAGGCTGAGACTTCTCTGACTAGGGGAGAGAAAGGCTCAGCAGTGACGAGGGGAGTCGGGGTACTTGGCCTTCAACTCCTGTTTGAACTGGCGGTAAAGGATCTTATTGTGCTGATTTTCGGCCTCCTTTTGGGGATGGAACTTCAAAGCTTCCTTGAAGCCCTTATGAACCAGGAAACCTTCGTTGAGCACCTCGAAATCAAATCCTGCCACGTGCAGCTCACAGGCCTGTTGGGGGAGAGACAGGTCAGTGAAGCTGGAGACTGCTGGCGCCGCCACTGACCTCCCTAAAGCCCCTCTCCAGCTTTCCCACTCCTCCGGAGACATCCTGGGTCCTCCACACCATCCAACCACTTCGTGAACTACGACTGTCCCGCCTCATTGCCTCCTTTCCGTCCTGGACCACTTATAGCTCCCAGAGCCCAccactcctcctgccccatgtcccctgccctctccctttgGGCACCTGGCTGATCCGATTGAAGCCATACTGGCGAAAGCGCTCGTCGAAAGTGGGCACCTTGCCTCCAGCCACGTAGAATGGTTCCCAGGGGTCCTGCCAGGGCACCACATAGGCAGGCCTCAGCAAGCTCTCTTCTGGCAGGTTGACCCAGCGGGAGTAGTTGGTGGGCGCCTGGCAGGGCGTGCACAGCCCATAATAGAAGGGCCGCACCTCGCCCACTTGGTAGAGCTGCAACAGCTCGTTCTTGTTCGTGGGCATGCGGCGGGCTCGGCGGATCTCGAAGGCGGGCACCACCAGTGCTGTGCCCGCCCACTGCTTGCTCTGATCCAGCATTTCCCGGAGGCCCCTCCACAGCCCCTCACTGGGCACCATGTCCACATCGATTACCAGGGCATAGTTGGCCCCTTCCCGAGCCAGATTCCTCAGCAGGTTATTGGGATAGGAGACATTGGTGCCCAGCGCATAGTTGATCCCGGGCTGGGCCACCCTGGCTAGCTTGTCAAAGACCTCCTGGCAGGACCGCAGCAGGGCAAACTCCCCCGGCTCCCGGGGATCAGGCACAGCGGCCTCATAACGCGAGGGACACACAAGGTGCATGGCGACCCGGGCGCGCATATCGGGGCAGTGGCTGCTCAGCGCGTAGGTCAGCACCGTGGCTAGCTGCGCCTCCTCCTTGGTGGCCGCGAACACCGACACGGAGAGCGGGCCCTCCCAGCGCTCCAACAGGCCCGACAGGTGCAGCAGGTTGTCCACGCTGGCGTGCGTGGCCAGGATCACATCATTGGGGTCCATGGTGGTCTTCAGTAGGCCCCTGTAGACGCGGTAGTCGCCACTGGCGTCCAGGACGCCCCCAGAGGCCAGAGCGGTGCGGAGCTGCGCCTTGACCTGGTCCACGGACCGCGGGGACGGGGGAAAGAACTCGAAATACTGGTCTTGCTCCTCCTGCCCATGTAGCCCGGACAACAGCGACAGGTAGAGCAGCTGCAGCATCGCCACCAGCATCAGCGCGGCCAGAAGCAGCTGGTAGAAGGCGCACCGGATGGCGTAGGACATCTGCATGGCTCTCGGGGCTCCAGGGCGCGCAGCGGGGACCACCGGGCCGCAGCCTTTGCCAGCCGCCGCAAGCCCGGATTTACCGCAGCCTGCCGAGCGCAGCCGAAGCGAGCCGAGGCGAGCCGAGCCCCGCGCAGCTTCCCCGCCGGAGAGGGCCTTGGGGCGCGCCAGCTCGCCCCCTGCGCGCGAGGAGGAGCTACTGCATCCCCCGCACGCCGCGGTCTGCAAACCCTGAACGTGCCCGCGGCCGCGCCTGCCGGGTTCCCAGGgattctcccccctccctcccgaTCAGTGTGCGACCCCCCGGACCAGGCGCTTTCTGAAACGCTCGTGCACTCGCCCACGCCTTAAGGCCGGGAAACCGTGGCAGAACTCTCGGTCGCGGCTTGGTGAAGGATGGCGCGGGTTCGCGGCTGCGGCCGGCGGGAAGGAACACAAAAAGTCGTTTTCCTTCCGCAGTCTCTCCCCCCCGCCAGGTCCTAGGAAATCCACACCGAAGacgggggctgggggcggggcggaaACTGCGGAGAAGATGAGAGATAAGAGTACGTGGAAAAGCACGCTTCACGTGGGACGAGGTGGCCGAGTGGTTAAGGCGATGGACTGCTAATCCATTGTGCTTTGCACGCGTGGGTTCGAATCCCATCCTCGTCGGCAGGTCGCGTTTTACAGGAGATGAGGGGGTGTACTTTTCTGACTTCCTGGGAAGAAGGGCCCGGGGCTCAGGTGCACGTAGAAGACCCGGATTGGAATTCTGGTTGATGCCAAATTGCGAGCCAATGTATTATCTGCGGTAATTAGAGAAGCCCCTTACAAGGTGCCACCGTTCTGTGTAAAATTGGTGGAATTTGGAATTTGGTAGTGGCGGGGCTGCTGGCCACGCAGCCGCCATCACTACGAGCTTGTTGAATGGGTGAGCAAGAAGCTTCTGAAGTGTCCCGAGTGGCCGGAGCTTGAGGAGAGACTGACTGAAAAGTAGTGACCCTCTCACTGAAGTGTCAAGGTCAAGGAAAGCTACATGAAAGGTCCGGCCTGCTATCTGGATAGGAAGGCCTGGCCAGGGAGCGACCCTGGCTCCCCAGTGTGATGGAGTGAAGCATGAGAGATTCAAAGACCAGCGTTGGGGgcattaagcatccgcctttgggtCATGATCAGGGGATCCtcgaatcaagccccgcatcagctccctgctcagctcagcagagagcctgcttctcccgctttctgcctgctgctccctgtgcttgtgctctatctctctcaaataaataaataaataaaatcttaaaaaaaaaaaaaaaaaaaaagaccagagtgGAAAACCATTAATAAGGGGTCTGCTTTCCACATACCTTTCCCTATGTATCTCTTCTATCTGGCCATTCCTGATTCATACCCTTTTGTGTTAAATCTGTAACCCAGCCAGTAAAACAGTTTCCTGAGTGCTATGATTTGCGGAGGCAAATCAATCAAATCCAGTGAGGGGGTGGCGGCTGGAACCTCTGAGGTATTGCCTGTCCATCAGGAGCACAGGTGACAACCAGAACTTGCGATGGGCATCTGAAGGGGGGCGGGCGTGGTGTGCCGTCTTGTGGGACTGCGCCAGCAAGCCGTGGGACCTGCTGCTGTCTCCAGGTAGatggtgtcagaattgagttgcgTTGAAGGGCGCTCGGGTGGTGTCGGGAGTTGCTTGGTGTGAGGGGGAAGCCCACGCATCAAGAATTAGTGTCAGAATTgtgtgtatagaaatacaatgggtggttcagtgggttaaagcctctgcttttggctcagatcatgatcccagggtcgtgggatcgagccccatatcaggctccctgctgagcagagagcctgcttcccttcctctctctctacctgcctctctgcctacttgtgatctgtctgtcaaataaataaaatcttaaaaaaaaaaaaaaagaaagaaagaaatacaatggAATTTTGTGTGTTGATCTTGAACCTCTAATTTTGCTGAATTTGGTTATTAGctctaagtgtgtgtgtatgtgtattctttaggatttttttttcctgtatgtgtattttatcatttGTGAACATGGATGGTTTCACTTCCTCCTTTCAATTGTTGTATTTAGGACTTCCAGTGCAGAATTAAGCAGATGAAATGGTAAAAGTGGGCCTTTTCCTATCTTAGGGAGAGGCTGTGAGTCTTTTATCATCGAATACGACATTAGTTGTGGATTTTTCATAAATGTGTGtcatcaggttgaggaagttcctgTCTATTCCTGGTTcattgagtgttttgtttttttaagattttatttatttgacagagatcacaagtaggcagagaggcaagcagagagagaggaggaagcaggctccctactgagcagagagcccagtgtggggctcgatcccaggaacccacgatcatgacctgagccaaaggcagaggttttaacccactgagcaacccgggcacccccgcttttttttttttttaatgattatatttatttgacagagagacaacgagagagggaacacaagcagggggagtgggagagggagaagcatgcttcctgctgagcagggagcttgatgcagggctccatcccaggaccctgggatcaggacctgagccaaaggcagacgcttagtgactgagccacccaggcgtcccgagtgtTTTTATCTTGAAATGgtgttgggttttgtcaaatgtttttttctgcattagTGGAGATGACCTTGTGGCTTTTTCCCTTCATTATATTAATGTGGTGTGTTACAttaattgtttttttatgttGAACCCCCTTGCATTCTGGAGTAGATCAAGCTTGGTCGTGGTATATAGTCCCTTTAATGAGCTGCTGGGTTCCGTTTGCTAgcattttattgagatttttacatctttattcATAAGGGATATTCGTTATTaagttttcttgtgatgtctttatctggctttggcaTCAGGGTAGTGTTGGTCTCATAGAGTGAGTTAAGGTATGTTCTgccttcttgtatttttttggaGGAGTTTGAGAGTTTTggtgttcattcttttttttttttttttttttaaagattttattgatttgagagagagaatcagtaggaagaggggcagagggtgaagcagactccatactgagcagggagcctgagaaaTGACTTGACCCAAGGTCCctggtatcatgacttgagccaaaggcagatgcttaaccaactgaaccaccagggCCCCCTGGTGCTCATTCTTTGAATGACTGGTAGAATTAGCCTGTGAAGTTACCAGCTCCAGAAATTTTCTTTGTTGGGACTTCTCTGATTATCGATCCTATCTTGTtattccttttgttctcttttttaaagattttattcatttatttatttgtcagagagagagagagagcgtgcgcacaagtaggcagagtggcaggcagaggtggaaggagaagcaggctccccgccgagcaaggagccccacaggGGACCCCAAtcgcaggaccccgggatcacgacccaagctgaaggcagcggctcaaccgactgaaccccccaggtgccccacatcttgttatttcttgtatgTTCAGACgtcttatttcttcttgaatcagttttggtagtttgtatatttctaggaTTTATTAATTTCATCTAGGTTTCTCATCTGTTGGCATACAACTGtccatagtattctcttataatcctttttatttctgtataaaCAGTAGTAATGACCCCacctttgtttctgattttaataacattaagttcctctttttcttagtctagtcaaaagtggctcagtgggggggtgcctgggtggctcagtgggttgagccgctgccttcggctcaggtcatgatcagggtcctgggatcgagccccgcatcgggctccttgctcagcggggagcctgcttctctctctgcctctgcctacctctctgcctgcttgtgatctctgtctctctctctctgtcaaataaataaataaaacctttaaaaaaaaaaaaaagtggctcagtgggttacgccactgccttcggctcaggtcatgatctcagggtcatggaatcgagtcccgcatcaggctctctgcttggcagggagcctgctt
It encodes:
- the B4GAT1 gene encoding beta-1,4-glucuronyltransferase 1, whose amino-acid sequence is MQMSYAIRCAFYQLLLAALMLVAMLQLLYLSLLSGLHGQEEQDQYFEFFPPSPRSVDQVKAQLRTALASGGVLDASGDYRVYRGLLKTTMDPNDVILATHASVDNLLHLSGLLERWEGPLSVSVFAATKEEAQLATVLTYALSSHCPDMRARVAMHLVCPSRYEAAVPDPREPGEFALLRSCQEVFDKLARVAQPGINYALGTNVSYPNNLLRNLAREGANYALVIDVDMVPSEGLWRGLREMLDQSKQWAGTALVVPAFEIRRARRMPTNKNELLQLYQVGEVRPFYYGLCTPCQAPTNYSRWVNLPEESLLRPAYVVPWQDPWEPFYVAGGKVPTFDERFRQYGFNRISQACELHVAGFDFEVLNEGFLVHKGFKEALKFHPQKEAENQHNKILYRQFKQELKAKYPDSPRHC